One segment of Carya illinoinensis cultivar Pawnee chromosome 13, C.illinoinensisPawnee_v1, whole genome shotgun sequence DNA contains the following:
- the LOC122292734 gene encoding protein SOSEKI 3 translates to MEGRMKKYQRQVSPERAKVWREKSPKYQQYRSVPVVYYLCRNRQLEHPHFMEVPLSSPDGLYLRDVIERLNVLRGRGMASVYSWSCKRSYKNGFVWHDLCEDDLIHPAHGTEYVLKGSELFEDSNSDRFSPIGIIKMQNLRQLPEPSSSRSHDDSSSSSSMNGKETKHSQEDELSPPVQGPGSSSVSPESRVEKNCSWGGSLSLTEYKVQKSDGLADASTQTEENVSRPKPRETCTRGVSTDDTSLEPECSEIYRSQISRGKENSEICRESVSPPPSTSSASSSGGKTETLESLIRSDAGKINSFRILEEEEIRMPTNARLKATNVLMQLISCGSISVKDHNFGLIPTYKPRFSHSKFPSPLFSTSLMLGELDYLTENPRLMSLRLEDKEYFSGSLIETKVLKEEGADVNALKRSSSCNAARTSKQSDSFEEKEESSSGRSKCIPRSIKTSLSKQPRSESMKSPVSERPRNSSDGADSAQIISPGVSNAGSMRITDRNSGRKQSNRQGSFREDEKVIKIEERLASGARVIIESKAPCDTGICSS, encoded by the exons atggaggggaggatgAAGAAGTACCAGAGGCAAGTGAGTCCGGAGAGGGCCAAAGTGTGGAGGGAGAAGTCGCCCAAGTATCAGCAGTATCGGAGCGTCCCCGTGGTTTATTATCTCTGCCGCAATCGCCAGTTGGAGCACCCTCATTTCATGGAGGTTCCCCTTTCCTCCCCGGACGGGCTCTACCTGAGAG aTGTGATCGAAAGGCTGAATGTTCTGAGAGGCAGAGGGATGGCATCCGTCTATTCTTGGTCTTGTAAAAG AAGTTACAAGAATGGATTTGTATGGCATGATCTTTGCGAAGATGATCTGATTCATCCTGCTCATGGAACCGAGTATGTGCTCAAAGGTTCTGAGCTCTTCGAAGACTCTAACTCAG ATCGATTCAGTCCCATCGGAATTATAAAAATGCAGAATTTGAGACAATTACCTGAGCCCTCATCTTCTAGAAGTCACGACgactcttcctcttcttctagtATGAATGGAAAGGAGACCAAACATTCCCAAGAGGACGAGCTTTCTCCTCCGGTTCAAGGACCTGGTTCCTCTAGTGTTTCTCCGGAGTCGAGAGTTGAGAAGAATTGTTCGTGGGGTGGGTCTCTAAGCCTGACAGAGTACAAGGTTCAAAAGAGTGATGGTTTAGCTGATGCTTCAACACAAACTGAGGAAAATGTAAGCAGACCTAAGCCCCGAGAAACTTGTACAAGAGGTGTTTCAACTGATGATACGTCGTTAGAACCTGAATGTAGTGAGATTTATCGAAGTCAGATTTCACGTGGGAAAGAGAATTCTGAGATATGTAGAGAGTCGGTTTCACCACCTCCATCTACCTCTAGCGCGTCTTCATCGGGTGGGAAGACAGAAACTTTGGAATCATTGATTAGATCTGACGCTGGTAAAATTAACAGTTTTAGGATTCTTGAAGAGGAAGAAATTCGGATGCCGACCAATGCACGGCTAAAGGCCACAAATGTGTTGATGCAATTGATCTCATGTGGGTCAATATCAGTGAAAGACCATAATTTTGGCCTCATTCCCACCTACAAGCCCAGGTTTTCCCATTCAAAATTTCCCTCCCCATTGTTCTCTACTTCATTAATGCTGGGGGAGCTTGATTATTTGACGGAGAATCCAAGGCTGATGAGCCTGAGATTGGAAGACAAAGAATATTTTAGCGGGAGCCTGATTGAGACAAAAGTTCTCAAGGAAGAAGGAGCTGATGTTAATGCTCTGAAACGTTCTTCTTCATGCAATGCTGCCAG GACAAGTAAGCAATCAgattcatttgaagaaaaagaagaatcgaGCTCTGGACGTTCAAAATGTATCCCACGGTCAATTAAGACTTCATTGAGCAAGCAGCCACGAAGTGAATCTATGAAATCTCCTGTTTCTGAAAGACCACGAAACTCTTCTGATGGAGCTGACAGCGCACAAATCATATCTCCTGGTGTTTCAAATGCTGGCAGTATGAGAATCACTGATAGGAACTCGGGAAGAAAGCAATCAAATAGGCAAGGTTCCTTCAGAGAGGACGAGAAGGTGATCAAAATCGAAGAAAG GCTTGCTTCAGGAGCTCGGGTTATAATCGAATCCAAAGCACCTTGTGACACCGGCATTTGCAGCTCTTAA